In one window of Azotobacter salinestris DNA:
- the rplK gene encoding 50S ribosomal protein L11 has product MAKKIQAYIKLQVKAAQANPSPPVGPALGQHGVNIMEFCKAFNARTQGMEPGLPTPVIITVYSDRSFTFETKSTPASVLLKKAAGISSGSPRPNTQKVGTVNRAQLEEIAKAKQADLTAADLEAAVRTIAGSARSMGLNVEGV; this is encoded by the coding sequence ATGGCTAAGAAAATTCAGGCTTATATCAAGCTGCAAGTGAAGGCCGCTCAGGCCAACCCGTCGCCGCCGGTCGGTCCGGCCCTGGGTCAGCACGGGGTCAACATCATGGAGTTCTGCAAGGCGTTCAACGCCAGGACCCAAGGCATGGAGCCAGGCCTGCCGACTCCGGTGATCATCACCGTCTATAGTGACCGCAGCTTTACCTTCGAAACCAAGAGCACCCCGGCGTCCGTGTTGCTGAAGAAGGCGGCCGGTATCTCCAGTGGCTCTCCCCGCCCGAATACCCAGAAGGTCGGCACCGTGAACCGTGCCCAGCTGGAGGAGATTGCCAAGGCCAAGCAGGCCGATCTGACGGCTGCTGACCTGGAGGCTGCTGTGCGTACCATTGCCGGTTCCGCACGCAGCATGGGCCTGAATGTGGAGGGTGTTTAA
- the secE gene encoding preprotein translocase subunit SecE, with protein MNAKAEAEAKESRFDLLKWLVVVALVAVGVVGNQLYSDESILYRVVALLVLGGVALFVALRTSQGQAFFSLAKEARAEIRKVVWPTRQETTQTTLIVVAVVLVMALLLWGLDSLLGWLVSMIVG; from the coding sequence ATGAATGCCAAGGCTGAAGCTGAAGCTAAAGAGTCTCGCTTTGATTTGCTGAAGTGGCTCGTGGTGGTGGCCTTGGTTGCAGTGGGTGTGGTTGGTAACCAGCTATACTCTGACGAGTCCATCCTCTATCGTGTTGTTGCATTGCTGGTCTTGGGAGGCGTGGCGCTTTTCGTTGCTCTCAGGACTAGTCAGGGGCAGGCTTTTTTCTCTCTGGCGAAAGAAGCGCGTGCCGAAATTCGCAAGGTTGTCTGGCCGACCCGTCAAGAAACCACGCAAACCACGTTGATCGTGGTGGCTGTGGTTCTGGTGATGGCGCTGCTGTTGTGGGGGCTTGATTCCCTGCTGGGCTGGCTGGTCTCCATGATCGTTGGTTAA
- the nusG gene encoding transcription termination/antitermination protein NusG, translating into MAKRWYVVHAYSGYEKHVMRSLIERVKLAGMEDQFGEILVPTEEVVEMRNGQKRKSERKFFPGYVLVQMEMNEATWHLIKDTPRVMGFIGGTADKPAPITDKEAEAILRRVADSGDRPKPKTLFEPGEVVRVIDGPFADFNGVVEEVNYEKSRIQVAVLIFGRSTPVELEFSQVEKA; encoded by the coding sequence GTGGCTAAGCGTTGGTACGTCGTTCATGCCTATTCAGGCTATGAAAAGCATGTCATGCGCTCGCTGATCGAACGGGTCAAGCTTGCCGGAATGGAAGACCAATTCGGCGAGATTCTGGTTCCCACCGAGGAAGTGGTGGAGATGCGGAACGGCCAGAAACGGAAAAGCGAGCGCAAGTTCTTTCCAGGTTATGTGCTAGTCCAGATGGAGATGAATGAGGCAACGTGGCACCTGATCAAGGATACGCCTCGTGTCATGGGCTTCATCGGCGGTACTGCCGACAAGCCGGCACCCATTACCGATAAGGAAGCTGAGGCTATTCTTCGCCGAGTGGCCGATAGTGGTGATCGGCCAAAGCCGAAAACCTTGTTCGAGCCGGGTGAGGTGGTGCGTGTGATCGACGGTCCCTTCGCGGACTTCAACGGGGTCGTGGAAGAAGTCAATTACGAGAAGAGTCGCATCCAGGTGGCGGTGCTTATCTTCGGGCGCTCCACGCCAGTGGAGCTGGAGTTCAGCCAGGTCGAAAAGGCGTAG